A single genomic interval of Spinacia oleracea cultivar Varoflay chromosome 6, BTI_SOV_V1, whole genome shotgun sequence harbors:
- the LOC130459110 gene encoding GCN5-related N-acetyltransferase 1, chloroplastic — protein sequence MLLRSGIVFTPLTSPSLCLSKTPPQRLTLPIITSSYSVSDVVLESKGFTLHRNTTDGLNLDHLNSVFVAVGFPRRDPDKIRVALEHTDSLIWVQYNKTQRPVAFARATGDGVFNAIIWDVVVDPIYQGVGLGKAVMERILDELLQKGITNIALYSEPRVLGFYRPLGFISDPDGIRGMVYSRKQNKNKKKF from the coding sequence ATGCTCCTCCGGTCTGGAATTGTATTCACACCTCTTACATCACCCTCTCTCTGCCTATCCAAAACTCCCCCTCAAAGACTAACACTCCCCATTATTACTTCATCCTACTCCGTTTCCGACGTCGTCCTCGAGTCCAAAGGCTTCACTCTCCACCGCAACACCACCGACGGCCTCAACCTCGACCACCTCAACTCAGTCTTCGTAGCTGTCGGTTTCCCGAGGCGGGATCCCGATAAGATACGAGTGGCCCTCGAGCATACAGACTCGCTTATATGGGTTCAGTATAATAAGACACAAAGGCCAGTGGCTTTTGCTAGAGCAACAGGGGATGGTGTGTTCAATGCTATCATATGGGACGTAGTTGTTGATCCTATTTATCAAGGGGTTGGGTTAGGGAAAGCTGTCATGGAGAGGATACTGGATGAGTTGTTACAGAAAGGGATTACCAACATTGCGCTCTATTCCGAGCCTCGAGTTCTTGGGTTTTATAGGCCGTTGGGGTTCATCTCCGATCCTGATGGGATTAGAGGTATGGTCTACTCTAGGaaacagaacaagaacaagaagaaATTTTGA
- the LOC110804142 gene encoding uncharacterized protein — protein MEDPNNDDMDSLFEGMVLFTPQVVDKHEVNSHTDDFSSVKNGDTAALLSEPSPSSQPLDENLFSDLTVITPSHVEAIETETQMPSDNPTVMTTSTMKSEPQAAPAATMYRQSSRKKKRAGLRIGYGRDSQLADDPEPMQNSSESSFGTENTLPTATTSINTNLSPKEDIKLEASTVSFHPSINEKVDSCPVEHESCIHVDSEEIVESHSNQVNTDRSLNLTGEGSIASPTPDAKELPTIQQEKEEEKVNSDSVEGKYEQVKALVSEKLKQAREQALSVSAARKDSRRRRRKAAENVELVSVMFKEIEKTLEEACEAEDFEMAERLSESLAAAEKEKEHMLKALKEAEAECDAIDSKMEKALEDQIAAEDECVSLLQRFSADALRNADLILENVEVDSSKEMDEWVMSVEAVETKKLELEIESQLVNGVRTSLTDSIEHLVENDVKEKEILCAKKKVLTQELEELLCMVQEKEAEIAKKNSEIEAADKKIAEVTGGFKDLQIGIDSKFENLQIVLSQKESECQALSERKEEIDYLLSQGKNRERELRKLAMGCEHEANMYKENLRLRKALVISVLKVREEKSRLAQTEEKIVADSQMLKQEISVARVNLQELSSKKSSIQQECAATKQRMLFIDKRVPELEAEKKVAASARNFKEAARIASEAKSLMAEKEILQSKMEESVSELGKIEEGIDETTRKLNEYEELVSSKEKEAAVARFQRLRLISAAVSCERSAALELGDLEEANVLLAEAEAADSEAKQLQSLHDINETEFGSLSEQFIPMEFVSSLDGKQLEELAAGGNQSPN, from the exons ATGGAGGATCCTAATAATGATGACATGGACTCTCTGTTTGAGGGAATGGTTTTATTTACTCCTCAAGTAGTAGATAAGCATGAAGTAAATTCTCATACAGATGATTTTTCTTCGGTGAAAAATGGTGACACAGCAGCTTTATTATCGGAGCCTTCGCCGTCATCTCAACCTCTTGATGAGAATTTATTCTCTGATCTCACTGTCATCACTCCTTCCCATGTTGAAGCAATTGAGACTGAGACACAGATGCCATCAGATAATCCTACAGTAATGACAACTAGCACAATGAAGTCTGAGCCACAAGCAGCTCCGGCTGCTACTATGTATCGACAATCTtctagaaaaaagaaaagagccGGTCTTAGGATTGGATATGGGAGGGATTCACAACTTGCTGATGATCCAGAACCTATGCAAAATTCTTCAGAATCATCATTTGGCACTGAAAACACCTTGCCAACTGCCACAACATCCATCAATACGAATTTAAGTCCAAAAGAAGATATAAAGTTAGAAGCCTCGACTGTCTCTTTCCATCCTAGCATAAATGAAAAAGTTGATTCTTGTCCAGTCGAACATGAAAGTTGTATTCATGTTGATTCAGAAGAAATAGTAGAATCACATTCTAATCAAGTTAATACAGATAGATCTTTGAATTTGACTGGAGAGGGAAGTATTGCTTCTCCAACGCCAGATGCTAAAGAATTGCCTACAATCCAGCAAGAAAAAGAAGAGGAGAAGGTAAATTCTGATTCCGTGGAGGGGAAATATGAACAGGTCAAGGCTCTTGTATCTGAGAAGCTGAAACAAGCACGGGAACAGGCTTTATCTGTATCTGCAGCAAGGAAGGATTCCAGAAGGAGGAGAAGAAAAGCTGCAGAGAATGTTGAATTAGTATCTGTAATGTTCAAGGAAATTGAAAAGACGCTTGAAGAAGCCTGTGAAGCGGAAGACTTTGAAATGGCAGAACGCCTAAGTGAGAGCCTTGCGGCTgctgaaaaggaaaaagaacacATGCTAAAAGCTCTCAAAGAAGCTGAGGCTGAATGTGATGCTATTGATTCAAAGATGGAGAAAGCACTTGAGGATCAGATTGCTGCTGAGGATGAATGTGTTTCTTTGCTACAACGTTTTTCTGCG GATGCGTTAAGGAATGCAGATTTGATTTTGGAAAATGTTGAAGTCGATTCTTCAAAAGAAATGGATGAATGGGTTATGTCCGTTGAAGCTGTGGAGACGAAGAAGTTGGAATTAGAAATTGAATCACAGTTAGTAAATGGAGTTCGTACGTCATTGACTGACTCAATTGAACATTTagttgaaaatgatgttaaGGAAAAGGAAATCCTTTGTGCGAAAAAAAAGGTGTTAACACAAGAGTTAGAGGAACTTCTATGTATGGTGCAGGAAAAAGAAGCAGAGATAGctaaaaaaaattccgaaattGAAGCAGCTGACAAAAAGATTGCTGAAGTAACCGGAGGTTTCAAGGATCTCCAAATAGGAATAGACTCCAAGTTCGAGAATTTGCAGATTGTTCTCTCTCAAAAGGAATCAGAATGCCAAGCTTTGTCTGAAAGGAAAGAAGAAATTGATTACCTTCTTTCTCAAGGAAAGAACCGAGAGAGAGAACTTAGGAAGCTTGCAATGGGTTGTGAACATGAGGCCAACATGTATAAAGAAAATCTTAGACTTAGGAAGGCTTTAGTGATTTCGGTTCTGAAAGTTAGAGAAGAGAAATCAAGGCTTGCCCAAACAGAGGAGAAAATTGTGGCTGATTCTCAAATGCTCAAGCAGGAGATTTCTGTTGCTAGAGTTAATCTTCAG GAACTATCCTCCAAAAAATCAAGCATCCAGCAAGAGTGTGCTGCAACAAAACAACGAATGCTTTTCATAGACAAAAGGGTGCCGGAGCTTGAAGCAGAGAAGAAAGTTGCTGCATCTGCCAGAAACTTTAAAGAAGCTGCACGTATAGCCTCTGAAGCTAAGTCATTGATGGCTGAAAAAGAAATTCTGCAGAGTAAGATGGAAGAATCTGTGTCAGAATTGGGAAAAATTGAGGAGGGGATTGATGAAACTACCAGGAAATTGAACGAGTATGAAGAACTTGTatcatcaaaagaaaaagaggcaGCAGTGGCTAGATTTCAGAGGCTACGTCTTATTTCTGCTGCTGTTTCGTGTGAAAGATCAGCTGCTTTAGAGTTGGGTGATCTGGAAGAAGCTAATGTGCTTCTTGCAGAAGCAGAAGCTGCAGATTCTGAAGCGAAACAACTTCAGTCATTACATGATATTAATGAGACAGAGTTTGGCAGTCTCTCTGAGCAGTTTATACCCATGGAGTTTGTCTCGAGTCTTGATGGGAAGCAGTTGGAAGAATTAGCAGCAGGTGGTAACCAATCTCCAAATTGA
- the LOC110804143 gene encoding zinc finger protein VAR3, chloroplastic — MGGATIRFFTLLSSPLPLLHPRRPSSLLLLRIRRLAFHRSSLFHSPLPLHFLSPPKCSQQLHTHHAQPLWDETPSVNSNGFSISASDYHHQWPEFLGFVNWVLQSGYGSAPFDVSQFVGAQQLDENFLRGANSCLAFARAFPTLLWSLPKEDIEVVVNNGSPFLFANASAAAARMNIFLGDGIDNVLDSDKPSTVDLMEFLLSYAHMAENKQICSSVESTVRKLFSELAKSKGSSVEPLATGQKQLSERYEKASRSPGKNLEMKKGDWICQRCSFMNYAKNSQCLECKEHRPQKLLTGGEWECPQCDFCNFGRNVVCLRCDCKKPAVDRFLRPTSVSSLRGDTSSVKGNTEELITGTEEEQQWFTKISQLEKSSDMSSALTDEDLPETMKARDNKFTWSAASTKTSGTIDNPGQSYSQTAGDENSIHTKISQSLEELTGEKSFPYRNRDDNFGKNSRTSSPSAMSSSASSQYGQHSELKSYAPVQQQTDEKSPNQMGNKDYEREQAEKSERWFKKGAEMHDVNDLPSAISDDDFPEIMPMRKGENRFVVSKKKDRSLTSPMYKRRAAMEQASNNNYVPFVPFPPDYFAKDRSQEGSQSTQLNEQTGATRSDSGGQGERMEDKFSKPVFEVSNNVDQKPTIDSQFSSPSKHSESQSTSKDSNFNDSWRERSLEGSAVKESDPLDMSEEAKAERWFRRVAQIKDISELSQIPDEDFPSIMPMRKGVNRFVVSKRKTPLERRLTSSQYKRNLPVVSSDPVRKETDSN; from the exons ATGGGTGGCGCCACCATACGGTTCTTCACTCTCTTATCATCTCCCTTGCCTCTCCTCCACCCTCGCCGCCCATCTTCCCTCCTCCTCCTCCGTATCCGACGCCTCGCCTTTCACCGCTCCTCCCTCTTTCATTCTCCTCTCCCGctacactttctctctcctcccaaatGCTCCCAACAACTGCACACCCACCATGCTCAGCCTCTTTGGGATGAAACCCCATCTGTAAACTCAAATGGGTTTTCAATTTCTGCCTCAGATTATCATCATCAATGGCCCGAGTTTTTGGGTTTCGTTAATTGGGTTTTGCAATCTGGGTACGGTAGTGCACCATTTGATGTTTCTCAGTTTGTGGGTGCGCAACAATTGGATGAGAATTTCCTGAGGGGTGCTAATTCGTGTTTGGCATTTGCCAGAGCTTTCCCCACTCTTTTGTG GTCTCTTCCGAAGGAGGATATAGAGGTGGTTGTCAATAATGGATCGCCGTTTCTGTTTGCAAATGCTTCTGCCGCAGCGGCAAGGATGAACATTTTCTTGGGTGATGGCATTGATAAT gtattagatTCTGATAAACCAAGCACAGTCGATCTCATGGAATTTTTATTAAGTTATGCCCACATGGCAGAAAACAAGCAAATATGCAGTAGTGTTGAATCAACAGTGAGGAAATTGTTCAGTGAATTGGCTAAATCCAAAGGAAGCTCTGTGGAGCCTCTTGCGACAGGACAGAAACAGCTTTCTGAAAGATATGAGAAAGCATCAAGATCTCCTGGAAAAAATTTGGAGATGAAGAAAGGAGACTGGATATGCCAAAG GTGTAGTTTTATGAACTATGCTAAGAACTCTCAATGCCTTGAGTGCAAGGAGCATCGACCACAGAAACTATTAACTGGTGGAGAATGGGAATGTCCTCA ATGTGACTTCTGTAACTTTGGTAGGAATGTGGTATGCTTGAGGTGTGATTGCAAAAAACCTGCAGTCGATCGATTCCTGAGGCCCACTAGTGTCTCAAGCTTGAGAGGTGACACCTCTTCTGTTAAAGGTAATACCGAGGAATTAATAACTGGGACTGAAGAGGAGCAACAGTGGTTCACTAAGATATCTCAGTTGGAAAAATCATCTGATATGAGCAGTGCTCTAACAGATGAAGATTTGCCTGAGACCATGAAGGCACGGGATAATAAGTTTACTTGGTCTGCTGCAAGCACAAAAACCTCAGGCACCATTGACAATCCTGGTCAAAGTTATTCCCAAACAGCTGGTGATGAGAACAGCATCCATACGAAAATTAGCCAGAGTCTAGAAGAACTTACAGGTGAAAAATCTTTTCCTTATAGGAATAGAGATgataattttggaaaaaatagCAGAACTTCAAGCCCTTCTGCAATGTCTAGTTCTGCTTCTTCTCAATATGGGCAACATAGTGAGCTAAAGTCTTATGCTCCAGTTCAACAACAAACTGATGAAAAGTCTCCAAATCAGATGGGGAATAAAGATTATGAGAGAGAACAAGCTGAAAAATCTGAAAGATGGTTTAAGAAGGGAGCTGAGATGCATGACGTGAACGACCTGCCTAGTGCAATATCTGATGACGACTTCCCAGAAATCATGCCAATGCGCAAAGGAGAGAATCGATTTGTTGTTAGTAAGAAGAAAGACCGTTCTTTGACTTCTCCGATGTACAAGAGGCGTGCTGCGATGGAGCAAGCGAGTAACAATAATTATGTCCCATTTGTCCCTTTCCCACCTGATTATTTTGCCAAGGACAGATCACAAGAAGGGTCACAATCAACTCAGTTAAATGAACAGACTGGTGCAACGAGGTCAGACTCTGGAGGGCAAGGAGAAAGGATGGAAGATAAATTCAGCAAGCCAGTTTTCGAGGTATCTAATAATGTAGATCAAAAGCCAACTATTGATTCTCAATTCAGTTCTCCCAGTAAACATTCTGAATCTCAGAGCACAAGTAAGGATTCAAATTTCAATGACTCTTGGAGAGAAAGGAGTTTGGAGGGATCAGCAGTTAAGGAATCGGATCCACTGGATATGTCTGAGGAAGCTAAGGCAGAGAGGTGGTTTCGACGTGTTGCTCAGATAAAGGACATTTCAGAGCTGAGCCAGATTCCTGATGAAGATTTTCCCTCTATAATGCCAATGAGGAAAGGAGTGAACCGATTTGTGGTAAGTAAGAGGAAAACACCTTTGGAGAGACGGTTGACATCTTCACAGTACAAGAGGAACCTTCCAGTTGTGAGCTCTGATCCCGTGAGGAAAGAAACAGACTCTAATTGA
- the LOC110804144 gene encoding uncharacterized protein, which translates to MAAYTVKSDKFFVGSYDIDEGIQVYELDGLYTSPVKSKHWNHLDLNIRLGNKYEALKIGEKEIWGDHLQILTKELYNSGLMVNREGLTFLPTSARAALEMELEYYRMFDLYDWSKYGVKTVLNTKWARRDIVEGRELDIVESMSGIGNGDDGEYKVELREKEKEWEEEKGNYEARVGEVEYEKEVGLRKKEMEIDTLKEELKVKEEVIEKMKRGDQDELEETEFGKQEDLEKKEDEMVQLKSTKELEEELKLYSFRRSDLSSTWDFYSRMAEKMWTDIPPVIITVNLDYERSNWPPSGSPDIVIPLSSVEPAESSSLPQVTLMCSSSDHEYLYFETKNWRVMTVAVPTLSETELDYRPTRWTMAYYEGGSDFSYLASSYDQRVSFPSPCLPEHIKYFGPLDIKHIVGVGTRLVYFYTAFDLPGNGL; encoded by the coding sequence ATGGCAGCATACACAGTGAAGTCAGATAAGTTTTTCGTTGGATCTTACGACATAGATGAAGGAATCCAAGTGTATGAGTTGGATGGTCTGTACACGTCACCGGTGAAAAGTAAGCATTGGAATCATCTTGATCTCAATATAAGGCTCGGGAACAAGTATGAAGCTTTGAAGATTGGGGAAAAAGAGATCTGGGGTGATCATTTGCAGATACTAACGAAAGAACTTTACAACTCCGGGCTAATGGTTAATCGTGAAGGACTTACTTTCCTACCAACCAGCGCAAGAGCAGCTCTTGAAATGGAATTGGAGTATTACCGGATGTTTGATCTCTATGATTGGTCCAAGTATGGGGTGAAAACAGTGCTGAATACTAAATGGGCTAGAAGGGACATTGTCGAAGGCCGTGAATTGGATATAGTAGAATCAATGTCGGGGATTGGGAATGGCGATGATGGTGAGTACAAGGTAGAATTGAGGGAGAAAGAGAAGGAATGGGAGGAGGAGAAGGGAAACTATGAAGCACGGGTGGGAGAGGTGGAGTATGAAAAAGAGGTGGGCTTGAGGAAGAAGGAAATGGAGATAGATACATTAAAAGAGGAGTTGAAGGTGAAAGAAGAGGTgatagagaaaatgaagaggggGGATCAGGATGAGTTGGAAGAGACAGAGTTTGGAAAACAAGAAGACTTGGaaaagaaggaagatgagatgGTTCAATTGAAGAGTACGAAGGAATTGGAGGAGGAGCTGAAATTATATTCATTTAGGAGGAGTGATTTAAGCAGTACTTGGGACTTTTATTCAAGAATGGCAGAGAAAATGTGGACAGACATACCTCCAGTGATAATAACCGTAAACTTGGATTATGAGCGTAGTAACTGGCCACCTTCAGGGTCTCCTGACATAGTTATACCTTTAAGTTCAGTTGAGCCGGCTGAATCCTCATCACTTCCACAAGTAACACTTATGTGCTCATCAAGCGATCATGAATACCTGTATTTTGAGACCAAAAATTGGCGAGTTATGACAGTCGCAGTCCCCACATTAAGTGAAACAGAACTAGATTACAGACCTACAAGATGGACTATGGCGTATTATGAAGGTGGTAGTGACTTTAGCTATCTAGCAAGTTCCTATGATCAAAGGGTTAGCTTTCCTTCTCCGTGTCTTCCTGAACACATTAAGTACTTTGGTCCCTTAGACATAAAACATATAGTGGGTGTAGGCACGAGGTTGGTTTACTTCTACACTGCCTTTGACTTGCCTGGTAATGGTTTGTGA